Proteins found in one Manduca sexta isolate Smith_Timp_Sample1 chromosome 8, JHU_Msex_v1.0, whole genome shotgun sequence genomic segment:
- the LOC115440877 gene encoding LOW QUALITY PROTEIN: V-type proton ATPase subunit D-like (The sequence of the model RefSeq protein was modified relative to this genomic sequence to represent the inferred CDS: deleted 1 base in 1 codon) produces the protein MNTENRYPVTASLFMLKEMKRRQEQVRRGYQLLKGKAEALRLRGRLSASELAATQGILGHTLKEAYISLAAIKFTNGESNALILENVGQAQIRVQRIPENIAGVATVSLQPVEEMNANDTLRYAGLGSGGHRTAEAKKAFREALRILIKFASLRNTCILLDEAIKSTLRKVNGIEKVIMPKLRNTETYILMEMDEREREEFHRLKMVKAKKMRSQAIANISRSGGGESNDEVRIRRSMPATHIRATECLTSILYSCHSLTSSSDSAGDFKPICYPHNWDDDDLLF, from the exons ATGAATACGGAGAATCGTTATCCCGTTACTGCGTCTCTCTTCATGCTGAAAGAGATGAAACGTCGCCAAGAGCAAGTAAGGCGAGGGTATCAGCTTCTGAAG GGGAAGGCAGAAGCCCTGCGCCTGCGAGGCAGACTGTCGGCCTCCGAGCTCGCCGCCACGCAAGGGATTTTGGGCCATACTTTGAAAGAAGCTTACATCTCGCTCGCTGCTATTAAGTTTACTAATGGGGAGTCTAATGCGCTGATTCTTGAGAATGTTGGACAG GCTCAAATTCGCGTCCAACGCATTCCGGAGAATATTGCTGGTGTAGCTACAGTGTCACTTCAGCCGGTAGAGGAAATGAATGCCAACGACACATTGCGCTATGCCGGGCTCGGCTCTGGTGGTCATAGAACCGCTGAAGCCAAAAAAGCATTCAGAGAGGCCCTGcgtatattgataaaatttgcGTCTCTGAGGAATACTTGTATTTTGTTAGACGAAGCTATTAAATCAACTTTGAG AAAAGTAAATGGCATAGAAAAGGTGATAATGCCAAAATTACGTAATACTGAAACGTATATTTTAATGGAAATGGATGAAAGA GAAAGGGAGGAATTCCATAGACTGAAGATGGTTAAAGCAAAAAAGATGCGTTCGCAAGCAATAGCCAACATCTCACGGAGTGGTGGTGGAGAATCCAACG ACGAGGTGAGGATTCGTCGTTCTATGCCGGCAACACACATCCGCGCTACGGAATGTTTGACTAGCATTCTCTATTCGTGCCACTCGCTAACTTCCAGCAGTGATTCCGCTGGGGATTTTAAGCCTATTTGCTATCCTCACAACTgggatgatgatgatttattgttttaa